One genomic segment of Mesoterricola silvestris includes these proteins:
- the ltrA gene encoding group II intron reverse transcriptase/maturase — protein MSEAKPYSISREQVAEAWRLVRANRGAGGVDGETLSMFDKDLEGNLYKIWNRMSSGSYFPPPVKRVEIPKKDGRTRPLGIPTVADRVAQMVAKQVLEPLVEPMFHEDSYGYRPGRSALDAVAKARERCWRLDWVIDLDIKGFFDNLPHDLILKAVRHHTESDSALKWIPLYVERWLKAPAQREDGTLQERTAGTPQGGVISPLLANLFMHYAFDAWMGRVFPNVPFERYADDAVIHCVSLAQAKYVLEGVRRRLKDKGLELHPEKTKIVYCKDDSRPGDHDHTAFDFLSYTFRGRSVKTRDGKLFVGFNPAMSDKAKKAAREAIREWKLTTKMNTKTLSELASFINPIVRGWVNYYGRFHRSECLELLDYLNLVLARWAKRKYKRFHRDWTAAFRWLGDIAHQRQEGLFYHWTLGIRPGGWAGRAG, from the coding sequence GTGTCTGAAGCGAAGCCTTACAGCATTTCCAGGGAACAGGTCGCCGAGGCATGGCGTCTGGTCCGGGCCAACCGGGGAGCAGGGGGCGTGGATGGAGAAACCCTGTCGATGTTTGACAAGGATCTGGAGGGCAACCTCTACAAGATCTGGAATCGGATGTCGTCGGGCAGCTACTTCCCGCCGCCGGTGAAGCGGGTGGAGATTCCCAAAAAGGACGGCCGGACGAGACCCTTGGGCATTCCGACCGTGGCGGACCGAGTGGCCCAGATGGTAGCCAAGCAGGTATTGGAGCCTTTGGTGGAACCCATGTTCCACGAGGACTCCTACGGCTATCGGCCGGGTCGTTCGGCACTGGATGCCGTAGCAAAGGCAAGGGAGCGCTGCTGGCGCCTGGACTGGGTCATCGATCTGGATATCAAAGGATTCTTTGATAACCTGCCGCATGACCTGATCCTCAAGGCGGTTCGGCACCATACCGAGTCGGATTCGGCCCTGAAGTGGATCCCCCTGTACGTGGAACGGTGGCTCAAGGCCCCGGCCCAACGGGAGGACGGAACCCTGCAGGAACGGACGGCGGGAACGCCGCAGGGCGGGGTGATCAGCCCATTGCTGGCCAACCTGTTCATGCACTATGCGTTCGATGCCTGGATGGGGCGGGTCTTTCCGAACGTCCCGTTCGAGCGGTATGCCGACGATGCGGTGATCCATTGCGTGAGCCTGGCCCAGGCCAAATACGTCCTGGAAGGGGTGCGCAGGCGATTGAAGGACAAGGGGCTGGAACTCCACCCGGAGAAAACGAAGATCGTCTACTGTAAGGACGATTCGCGCCCGGGGGACCATGACCACACGGCCTTCGACTTCCTGAGCTACACCTTTCGGGGGCGGTCGGTGAAGACCCGGGACGGAAAGCTCTTTGTGGGCTTCAATCCGGCCATGAGCGACAAGGCGAAGAAGGCCGCTCGGGAAGCCATCCGGGAGTGGAAACTGACGACGAAGATGAACACCAAGACCCTGAGCGAGCTTGCCTCGTTCATCAATCCCATCGTCAGGGGATGGGTCAACTACTATGGGCGGTTCCACCGCTCGGAGTGCCTGGAACTTCTCGACTACCTGAATCTGGTCCTGGCCCGCTGGGCCAAACGGAAATACAAGCGGTTCCACCGGGACTGGACGGCAGCCTTTCGTTGGTTGGGCGACATTGCCCACCAGCGGCAAGAAGGGCTGTTCTACCACTGGACCCTGGGAATACGACCTGGAGGCTGGGCAGGACGAGCCGGATGA
- a CDS encoding cryptochrome/photolyase family protein: MVGKPKEKPAAVLVWYREKDLRVADHAPLVHAGEGAVPVFAGPVPERVAPRLGDLAARLEALGSGLVWLPGDPREELPRLAAHLGASAVAAHGFTEPAARLQEDRLAQALPCPLRLFPGETLAGPLGRHRVFTAFHRTFQREARLEAPLPAPRRLPVLPELPRWPAGPLLPLGLEPFLEDRLADYAQGRDRMDRDGTSRLSADLHFGRVSALTCWTEASGRPGAEAWQRQLVWREFAHHLVRAWPGVLEGPFQDAFRDFPWRSDPGLFRAWAEGRTGYPIVDAAARQLLATGYVHNRARMVAASFLAKHLLLDYRLGEAHYLAHLQDGDLANNSMGWQWSAGCGCDAQPWFRVFNPVLQGRRFDPEGAYVRAWVPELATLPANRIHSPWEGPLPAGYPPPIVDHAAAREAFLQRAKAHLRRSSSGS; this comes from the coding sequence ATGGTTGGCAAACCCAAGGAAAAGCCCGCGGCCGTCCTGGTCTGGTACCGGGAGAAGGACCTGCGCGTGGCGGACCACGCCCCCCTGGTGCACGCCGGGGAGGGGGCGGTGCCGGTATTCGCCGGGCCCGTGCCGGAGCGGGTCGCCCCCCGCCTGGGGGACCTGGCGGCCCGGTTGGAGGCCCTGGGGTCGGGCCTGGTCTGGCTGCCCGGCGACCCCCGGGAGGAGCTCCCCCGCCTCGCCGCGCATCTGGGCGCCTCCGCCGTGGCGGCCCATGGCTTCACCGAACCGGCCGCCCGGCTCCAGGAGGACCGCCTGGCCCAGGCGCTCCCGTGCCCCCTGCGCCTCTTCCCCGGGGAGACCCTGGCGGGGCCCCTGGGCCGCCACCGGGTCTTCACGGCCTTCCACCGGACCTTCCAGCGGGAGGCCCGCCTGGAAGCCCCTCTGCCGGCGCCCCGGCGCCTGCCGGTCCTCCCCGAACTGCCCCGGTGGCCCGCCGGGCCTCTGCTGCCCCTGGGCCTGGAACCCTTCCTGGAGGATCGGCTGGCCGATTATGCCCAGGGCCGGGACCGCATGGACCGGGACGGCACCTCCCGACTTTCCGCCGACCTCCACTTCGGCCGGGTGAGCGCCCTCACCTGCTGGACCGAGGCCTCCGGCCGCCCCGGCGCGGAGGCCTGGCAGCGGCAACTGGTGTGGCGGGAGTTCGCCCACCACCTGGTGCGCGCCTGGCCCGGCGTCCTGGAAGGCCCCTTCCAGGACGCCTTCCGGGACTTCCCCTGGCGCAGCGATCCGGGCCTCTTCCGGGCCTGGGCGGAGGGCCGCACCGGCTACCCCATCGTGGACGCTGCCGCCCGGCAGCTCCTGGCCACCGGCTACGTGCACAACCGGGCCCGCATGGTGGCCGCGAGCTTCCTGGCCAAGCACCTGCTCCTGGACTACCGCCTGGGCGAGGCCCACTACCTCGCGCACCTCCAGGACGGGGATCTGGCCAACAATTCCATGGGCTGGCAATGGAGCGCCGGCTGCGGCTGCGACGCCCAGCCCTGGTTCCGGGTCTTCAACCCCGTGCTCCAGGGCCGGCGCTTCGACCCCGAGGGCGCCTACGTGCGCGCCTGGGTGCCCGAACTGGCCACCCTTCCGGCCAACCGCATCCACAGCCCCTGGGAGGGCCCCCTCCCCGCCGGCTACCCCCCGCCCATCGTGGACCACGCCGCGGCCCGGGAGGCCTTCCTCCAGCGGGCCAAGGCCCACCTCAGACGAAGTTCTTCGGGCTCGTGA
- a CDS encoding guanosine monophosphate reductase yields MPETAITFDDVLMIPAYNHHESRRIVDISMTDKSGKLTLDLPIMTANMDTITEDAMADFIGGRGGIGTLHRFCSIEENVAMFKRCQTKVFCSVGTSEKEMERVEALKDAGAQYFCVDVAHGHAKYVGKMIKRMRQKLPNECIMAGNVATYAGADYLASVKADIIKVGIGPGSVCTTRIKTGFGVPQITAIQECARADRSIVADGGIRYPGDIVKALAFGADFVMVGGMLAGTRPTPGEPILNEKGEPTHKSYRGMASKEAADDHLGGLTGWKTAEGVATKVPYREDEEEIIADIVGGLRSGLTYAGANTIRELQRKLNYMVVSPASRVESLPHKLLQ; encoded by the coding sequence ATGCCCGAAACCGCCATCACGTTCGACGACGTCCTGATGATACCGGCGTACAACCACCACGAGTCCCGCCGGATCGTGGACATCAGCATGACCGACAAGAGCGGCAAGCTCACCCTGGACCTGCCGATCATGACGGCCAATATGGACACCATCACCGAGGACGCCATGGCCGATTTCATCGGCGGGCGCGGGGGCATCGGCACCCTGCACCGGTTCTGCTCCATCGAAGAGAACGTCGCCATGTTCAAGCGCTGCCAGACCAAGGTCTTCTGCTCGGTGGGCACCTCCGAGAAGGAGATGGAGCGGGTGGAGGCCCTCAAGGACGCCGGGGCCCAGTACTTCTGCGTGGACGTGGCCCACGGGCACGCCAAGTACGTGGGGAAGATGATCAAGCGCATGCGCCAGAAGCTGCCCAACGAGTGCATCATGGCGGGCAACGTGGCCACCTACGCCGGCGCGGACTACCTGGCCTCGGTGAAGGCCGACATCATCAAGGTGGGCATCGGCCCGGGCAGCGTCTGCACCACGCGCATCAAGACCGGCTTCGGGGTCCCCCAGATCACCGCCATCCAGGAATGCGCCCGGGCCGACCGGTCCATCGTGGCGGACGGGGGCATCCGCTACCCCGGGGACATCGTGAAGGCCCTGGCCTTCGGCGCGGATTTCGTCATGGTGGGCGGCATGCTGGCGGGCACCCGCCCCACCCCCGGCGAACCCATCCTCAACGAAAAGGGCGAGCCCACCCACAAGAGCTACCGGGGCATGGCCAGCAAGGAGGCCGCCGACGACCACCTGGGCGGCCTTACGGGCTGGAAGACGGCTGAAGGCGTGGCCACCAAGGTGCCCTACCGGGAGGACGAGGAGGAGATCATCGCCGACATCGTCGGCGGCCTGCGCTCCGGCCTCACCTACGCCGGGGCCAACACCATCCGGGAACTGCAGCGCAAGCTCAACTACATGGTCGTCTCCCCCGCCTCCCGGGTGGAGAGCCTCCCCCACAAGCTGCTGCAGTAG
- a CDS encoding phosphoribosyltransferase — protein sequence MPEKRFFSYNEIHRTVAELSKVIQASGFDPDVTVAIGTGGFIPARILKTFLKKPILTVGVKLYGDDNTIEGGPSKVQWIDEVERKLKGRKVLLIDEVDDTRTTLAYCLRELLSHQPAEIAVAVLHCKDKPKLDQLPPQVTRYWAGQHLDDIWVVYPWDAVDIDEHSRQAGA from the coding sequence ATGCCCGAGAAGCGCTTCTTCAGCTACAACGAGATCCACCGCACGGTGGCCGAACTGTCCAAGGTCATCCAGGCCAGCGGGTTCGATCCGGACGTGACGGTGGCCATCGGCACCGGCGGCTTCATCCCCGCCCGCATCCTCAAGACCTTCCTGAAGAAGCCCATCCTCACCGTGGGCGTGAAGCTCTACGGGGACGACAACACCATCGAGGGCGGCCCCTCCAAGGTCCAGTGGATCGACGAGGTGGAGCGCAAGCTCAAGGGCCGCAAGGTGCTGCTCATCGACGAGGTGGACGACACCCGCACCACCCTGGCCTACTGCCTGCGGGAGCTGCTCTCCCACCAGCCCGCGGAGATCGCCGTGGCGGTGCTGCACTGCAAGGACAAGCCGAAGCTGGACCAGTTGCCTCCCCAGGTGACCCGCTACTGGGCCGGCCAGCACCTGGACGACATCTGGGTGGTCTACCCCTGGGACGCCGTGGACATCGACGAACATTCCAGGCAGGCCGGGGCCTGA
- a CDS encoding DUF6982 domain-containing protein, which translates to MNQVVARYLDGHLLKGHTVDFLPTSDRFHLFPAGSYPGSRPLEIDVHDLKGVFFVKNLQGNPAHVKRNIFEPTNLTPGKRIRVVFKDGEVLLGHAQGYHPERKGFFILPADQRSNNERCYVISSATREVSVIAS; encoded by the coding sequence ATGAACCAAGTCGTCGCCCGGTACCTGGATGGCCACCTCCTCAAGGGCCATACGGTCGATTTCCTGCCCACCAGCGACCGCTTCCACCTGTTCCCCGCCGGGTCGTACCCGGGCTCCCGGCCCCTGGAGATCGACGTGCACGACCTCAAGGGGGTCTTCTTCGTGAAGAACCTCCAGGGCAACCCCGCCCACGTGAAGCGCAACATCTTCGAACCCACCAACCTCACCCCGGGCAAGCGCATCCGGGTGGTGTTCAAGGACGGGGAAGTGCTCCTGGGGCATGCCCAGGGCTACCACCCGGAGCGCAAGGGCTTCTTCATCCTGCCGGCGGACCAGCGCAGCAACAACGAGCGGTGCTACGTGATCTCGTCGGCCACCCGGGAAGTGTCGGTCATCGCGTCCTGA
- a CDS encoding ferritin-like domain-containing protein → MGTRGTSIVGMDVNELLRLLNAAYASEWLAYYQYWLGAKLIKGPMKDAVAAELNLHATEELGHALLLSNRIIQLGGTPVLAPAQWTEFSPCAYDAPADPYVGTLLDQNISGEQCAISTYKHLMDVTREADPVTYNIALTILTQEVEHEEDLQGLKEDLDLMFRTR, encoded by the coding sequence ATGGGCACGCGGGGAACATCGATCGTGGGGATGGACGTCAACGAACTGCTCAGGCTTCTCAACGCCGCCTACGCCAGCGAGTGGCTGGCCTACTACCAGTACTGGCTGGGCGCCAAGCTCATCAAGGGGCCCATGAAGGACGCGGTGGCCGCGGAGCTGAACCTGCACGCCACCGAGGAACTGGGCCACGCCCTGCTCCTGTCCAACCGCATCATCCAGCTGGGGGGCACGCCGGTCCTGGCCCCGGCCCAGTGGACGGAATTCAGCCCCTGCGCCTACGACGCCCCGGCGGATCCCTACGTGGGGACCCTCCTGGACCAGAACATCTCCGGCGAGCAGTGCGCCATCTCCACCTACAAGCACCTGATGGACGTCACCCGCGAGGCCGACCCCGTCACCTACAACATCGCCCTCACCATCCTCACCCAGGAGGTGGAGCACGAGGAGGATCTCCAGGGCCTCAAGGAGGACCTGGACCTCATGTTCAGGACGCGATGA
- the buk gene encoding butyrate kinase, with product MFDIEGSMDQQILAEGRTRPAVVFPEALDPRIIEAACNLTRFARPVFLATEGEVREVIARDLAHLDPTRVEFALSESAFVDIGKRPDLVEQFARLHQEEQRAEGREVNLFDAMCWASVPVNFGICAVAQGHADTVVGGVSTGEKLFFRPMLKALKAQEHCCEAGIFVLPDEHPKDIMNENIVVFGDVGVNAVMTPEALAAAAVGTCAIARDLIPESVLPVIHGAIVSYSNRGSDEGPGPDLVRQATALVPALLEQRVQRGERYRTIQIEGEVKVNVALSQRSATYYQGGKDVKWPGSANVIICPNLDMGNLLYHLYATRFPDAKKFPVLFGLRFKGVDLAMDCTPEDIRLAVKASVLRMFKYGAWDETPKDTFFRRYRVLAINPGSTSTKIAFFEGEKERFTQELQHSAEELHPFEGQSITSQFAFRKEAILRFLADSGLTVDALDAVAGRGGLLWPMSHGTFTVNDLMAKDLLEGVQGDHASNLGGLIARELVAGSARPAFIVDPVVVDEVEEVAKITGVKRIRRVVISHALNQIATARRYAEERETFYERINVVVAHLGGGISVGAHCRGHYVDVNNALDGEGPFTPQRSGSLPVGQLIDLCFSGDLTREELKRLNKGRGGLIDLLGTADLRALEARYLAGEAEVVLVMDAMAYQIAKWITSLLPAFHGQPVDQVLLTGGMARCRPTVDYIRRSLAAMGCGVTVYPGENEMFALAKGALRVLAGKESPKTYTGRKSEPVMA from the coding sequence ATGTTCGACATCGAAGGGTCCATGGACCAGCAGATCCTCGCCGAGGGCAGGACGCGGCCCGCCGTGGTCTTCCCCGAGGCCCTGGATCCGCGCATCATCGAAGCCGCGTGCAACCTCACCCGCTTCGCCCGGCCCGTGTTCCTGGCCACCGAAGGGGAGGTGCGGGAGGTCATCGCCCGGGACCTGGCGCACCTCGATCCCACGCGGGTGGAATTCGCCCTTTCGGAAAGCGCCTTCGTGGACATCGGCAAGCGCCCCGACCTGGTGGAGCAGTTCGCCAGGCTCCACCAAGAGGAGCAGCGCGCCGAGGGCCGCGAGGTGAACCTCTTCGACGCCATGTGCTGGGCCTCCGTGCCCGTGAACTTCGGCATCTGCGCGGTGGCCCAGGGCCACGCGGACACCGTGGTGGGGGGCGTGTCCACCGGGGAAAAGCTCTTCTTCCGGCCCATGCTCAAGGCCCTGAAGGCCCAGGAGCACTGCTGCGAGGCCGGGATCTTCGTGCTCCCCGACGAGCATCCCAAGGACATCATGAACGAGAATATCGTCGTGTTCGGCGACGTGGGCGTGAACGCCGTCATGACCCCGGAGGCCCTGGCCGCCGCGGCGGTGGGCACCTGCGCCATCGCCCGGGACCTCATCCCCGAATCCGTGCTGCCGGTGATCCACGGCGCCATCGTCTCCTACTCCAACCGCGGCTCCGACGAGGGCCCCGGGCCCGACCTGGTGCGCCAGGCCACGGCCCTGGTGCCGGCCCTGCTGGAGCAGCGCGTCCAGCGCGGGGAGCGCTACCGCACCATCCAGATCGAGGGCGAGGTGAAGGTGAACGTCGCCCTCTCCCAGCGGTCCGCCACCTACTACCAGGGCGGCAAGGACGTGAAGTGGCCGGGATCGGCCAACGTGATCATCTGCCCCAACCTGGACATGGGCAACCTGCTCTACCACCTGTACGCCACCCGCTTCCCGGACGCCAAGAAGTTCCCCGTGCTCTTCGGCCTGCGCTTCAAGGGCGTGGACCTGGCCATGGACTGCACCCCCGAGGACATCCGCCTGGCCGTGAAGGCCTCGGTGCTGCGCATGTTCAAGTACGGCGCCTGGGACGAGACCCCCAAGGACACCTTCTTCCGCCGCTACCGGGTGCTAGCCATCAACCCCGGCTCCACCTCCACCAAGATCGCGTTCTTCGAGGGGGAGAAGGAGCGCTTCACCCAGGAGCTGCAGCATTCCGCGGAGGAGCTGCACCCCTTCGAAGGCCAGAGCATCACGTCCCAGTTCGCCTTCCGCAAGGAGGCCATCCTGAGGTTCCTGGCCGACAGCGGCCTCACCGTGGACGCGCTGGACGCCGTGGCGGGCCGGGGCGGACTCCTGTGGCCCATGTCCCACGGCACCTTCACGGTCAACGACCTCATGGCCAAGGACCTGCTGGAGGGCGTCCAGGGCGACCACGCCTCCAACCTGGGCGGCCTCATCGCCCGGGAACTGGTGGCCGGCTCGGCCCGGCCCGCCTTCATCGTGGACCCCGTCGTGGTGGACGAGGTGGAGGAGGTCGCCAAGATCACCGGCGTCAAGCGCATCCGCCGGGTGGTCATCAGCCACGCCCTGAACCAGATCGCCACGGCCCGCCGCTACGCCGAGGAGCGGGAGACCTTCTACGAGCGCATCAACGTCGTCGTAGCCCACCTGGGCGGCGGCATCTCGGTGGGCGCCCACTGCCGGGGCCACTACGTGGACGTGAACAACGCCCTGGACGGGGAAGGCCCCTTCACCCCCCAGCGCTCCGGGTCCCTGCCCGTGGGCCAGCTCATCGATCTCTGCTTCTCCGGGGACCTCACCCGGGAGGAACTCAAGCGGCTGAACAAGGGCCGGGGCGGCCTCATCGATCTGCTGGGCACCGCCGACCTGAGGGCCCTGGAGGCCCGCTACCTGGCCGGGGAGGCCGAGGTGGTGCTGGTCATGGACGCCATGGCCTACCAGATCGCCAAATGGATCACCTCCCTCCTGCCGGCCTTCCACGGCCAGCCGGTGGACCAGGTGCTCCTCACCGGCGGCATGGCCCGCTGCCGGCCCACCGTCGACTACATCCGCCGGTCCCTGGCGGCCATGGGCTGCGGGGTCACCGTCTACCCCGGGGAAAACGAAATGTTCGCCCTGGCCAAGGGCGCCCTGCGGGTTCTGGCGGGCAAGGAATCCCCGAAGACGTACACTGGTCGGAAATCCGAACCCGTCATGGCCTAA
- a CDS encoding phosphate acyltransferase: MPITRLEQMLEAVKSRPRRRLVAAYANDAHTIEAVHDAVERGIVEATLVGDEAVMRQVCADHGFDPARFTFVHEPVDTQAAARAVALVRSAGGQILMKGLVSTDKYMRAILHKEAGLMSPGAILSHVSVIQYPTYPKLIVCGDVAVLPYPDLKEKVAITNYVIGVAQALGIPKPKVALIAASEQVLPKVQATIDAAIIAKMAERGQIKGAFVDGPMALDVAVDGESAATKGIAGSVAGDADCLVFPNIDAGNVFYKTSSKLAGCELAAMVAGAQAPCILSSRGDSVLTKLYSITLAALTAK; encoded by the coding sequence ATGCCCATCACCCGTCTCGAACAGATGCTCGAAGCCGTCAAGTCCCGCCCCCGGAGGCGCCTGGTGGCGGCCTACGCCAACGACGCCCACACCATCGAGGCGGTGCACGACGCGGTGGAGCGCGGCATCGTGGAGGCCACCCTGGTGGGCGACGAGGCCGTGATGCGCCAGGTGTGCGCCGACCACGGCTTCGATCCCGCGCGGTTCACCTTCGTGCACGAGCCCGTGGACACCCAGGCCGCCGCCAGGGCCGTGGCCCTGGTGAGGAGCGCCGGGGGCCAGATCCTCATGAAGGGCCTGGTGAGCACGGACAAGTACATGCGCGCCATCCTCCACAAGGAGGCGGGCCTCATGAGCCCCGGGGCCATCCTCTCCCACGTGTCGGTGATCCAGTACCCCACCTACCCCAAGCTCATCGTCTGCGGCGACGTGGCCGTGCTGCCCTATCCCGACCTCAAGGAGAAGGTGGCCATCACGAACTACGTCATCGGCGTGGCCCAGGCCCTGGGCATCCCCAAGCCCAAGGTGGCCCTGATCGCGGCCTCCGAGCAGGTGCTGCCCAAGGTCCAGGCCACCATCGACGCGGCCATCATCGCCAAGATGGCCGAGCGGGGCCAGATCAAGGGCGCCTTCGTGGACGGCCCCATGGCCCTGGACGTGGCCGTGGACGGCGAATCCGCCGCCACCAAGGGCATCGCCGGCAGCGTCGCCGGGGACGCGGACTGCCTGGTGTTCCCCAACATCGACGCGGGCAACGTCTTCTACAAGACGAGCAGCAAGCTCGCCGGGTGCGAACTGGCCGCCATGGTGGCCGGGGCCCAGGCCCCCTGCATCCTCAGCTCCCGGGGCGACAGCGTCCTGACGAAGCTCTACTCCATCACCCTGGCGGCCCTCACCGCCAAGTGA
- a CDS encoding SDR family NAD(P)-dependent oxidoreductase, which translates to MANPLAVILGAGPGIGLAAALRFRREGFRVAMVARPGDDLKGFGRALDGGLVLGADLAEGVPTAAIEAWGGPPRVLVYNASAGAPGPAAELTPEQVMRDLQVNVAAALAGARWALPSMRGAGEGTLLFTGGGIGLKPQPGLASGSLGKAALRSLALSFAAELEPEGIHAATVTVRGFVQAGTALSPEAVAACFWDLHAQPRDRWERERVLPWDGPGT; encoded by the coding sequence ATGGCGAATCCCCTGGCGGTGATCCTCGGCGCGGGCCCCGGCATCGGGTTGGCGGCGGCCCTGCGCTTCCGGCGCGAGGGTTTCCGGGTGGCCATGGTGGCCCGGCCCGGCGACGACCTGAAGGGCTTCGGGCGGGCCCTGGACGGGGGCCTGGTGCTGGGGGCGGACCTGGCCGAGGGGGTGCCCACCGCCGCCATCGAGGCCTGGGGCGGGCCGCCCCGGGTGCTGGTGTACAACGCCTCGGCGGGCGCCCCGGGCCCCGCCGCCGAGCTGACGCCCGAACAGGTGATGCGCGATCTCCAGGTGAACGTGGCCGCGGCCCTGGCCGGGGCGCGGTGGGCCCTGCCCTCCATGCGCGGCGCGGGCGAGGGGACGCTGCTCTTCACGGGCGGCGGCATCGGGCTCAAGCCCCAGCCGGGCCTGGCCTCCGGGTCCCTGGGCAAGGCGGCCCTGCGCAGCCTGGCCCTGAGCTTCGCCGCGGAGCTGGAGCCCGAGGGCATCCACGCGGCCACGGTGACGGTGCGCGGCTTCGTCCAGGCGGGGACGGCCCTGAGCCCCGAGGCCGTCGCCGCCTGCTTTTGGGACCTGCACGCCCAGCCCCGGGACCGCTGGGAAAGGGAGCGGGTCTTGCCATGGGACGGACCTGGGACATAA
- a CDS encoding ATP-dependent Clp protease adaptor ClpS, producing the protein MGKPFSDDSRDGQGGVGTRTAPRTRLRLSPPVLWKVILHNDDFTTREFVVMILETVFRKPEAEAVRIMLDVHRRGTGVAGVYPFDVADTKVAQVRALAEEKEFPLLCTLEPEA; encoded by the coding sequence ATGGGCAAACCTTTCTCAGACGATTCCAGGGATGGCCAGGGGGGCGTCGGCACCCGCACGGCGCCGCGCACCCGGCTCAGGCTCAGCCCGCCGGTGCTGTGGAAGGTGATCCTCCACAACGACGATTTCACCACCCGGGAGTTCGTGGTCATGATCCTGGAGACGGTCTTCCGGAAGCCGGAGGCCGAGGCGGTGCGCATCATGCTGGACGTCCACCGCCGGGGCACGGGCGTGGCGGGGGTCTACCCCTTCGACGTGGCCGACACGAAGGTGGCCCAGGTGCGGGCCCTGGCCGAGGAGAAGGAATTCCCCCTCCTCTGCACCCTGGAACCGGAGGCCTGA